The following is a genomic window from Amycolatopsis australiensis.
CGGTCTCGAACGCGGCCAAGCAGCGCGTGCTCGGCACGCTGGCGCCGGACGACGCCGTGCGGCTCATCGAGGAGCTGGCCGGTCCGGCGAGCCTCAACCACGCCCTCGCGCGGCTCTGCGGCTACCTCCCGCTCGCGCTGCGGATCGCCGGCGCCCGGCTCTCGGCGAGCGCGCAGCGGACCGTGGAGGAACTGGTCGGCGAACTCGGCAACGAGCGCACCCGGCTGGCCGGGCTGCAGGTCGACGGCGCCGACGACGGCGTGCGCGCGGCCTTCGACGTCTCCTTCCGCGGCCTGCCCGCCGAGATCGCGGAGACGTTCCTGCAGCTGGGCGCGGTGCCCGGGGTGATGGTCGGCCCGCACCTGATGGCGGCGGTCGCGCAAATCCCGGTGACCGAGGCGCGACGGCGGCTGCGCGCGCTGGCCGCGCACAACCTCATCGACGAGACCGCGCGAGACGTCTTCGTCCCGCACGACCTCGTCTGGCTCTACCTGCGTGAACTCGCGGAGCAGGAGCTGGCCGAGAAGGAGCGGGAAGCGGCGCTCGGCTGGACGGTCCGCTACTACCAGGCGGCGGCCGACCGGGCGCGGCGCCGGCTCGGTCCCGTCGCCGATCCGCTCGACTTCACCGGCGTGCTCGACGGCGACTCGACGCCGCCGTTGCCCGGCGCGGCCGAGGCGCGGGACTGGTTCGCGGCCGAGTGGCCGAACCTCTTGGCGGTCCTCGACGCCGGGTACGCCGCGGGCCGCCACGACGAGGTGTGGCGGCTGGCGCGGGTCGTCCACAGCTACCGGGTCGTCTGCCCGCTGCTGGACGAATGGACGCGGATGGCGGATCTGGGCGTCGCCGCCGCGGAAGCCGCGGGCGACGTCGCCGGCCAGTGCTGGCTGCGGCTCGCGCGGTGCGAGATCGCGCTGACGTTCGAGCTGCCGGGCGCGGGCCTCGCCGACGCCGAACGGGCACTGGAGCTGGCCGCCGGATCGGCCGACGCGCGGCTGGTGACGTCGGCGGACCTGCACCTGGGCCGCGCGCTGAGCCGGCTCGGCGAGCACCGGCGGGCCATCGACCGGCTGGCCAAAGCCGTCGCGGAGGCCCCGGATGTCACCTTGCGCGGCCAGGCGCTCAGCAGCTGCGCGCAGGCGGAGAAACGCGCGGGCCGCCTGGCGGAGGCGATCGCCCACCAGCGGGCGGGGCTGGCCATCGACCGAGAACTCGGCGACGACGAGCGGGTGGTGGCCTCGCTGGGCAAGCTCGCCGAGCTCGCGTTGCGCGCGGGCGACCTCCCGGCGGCGGAGCGGTACGTGTGGGAGGCGATCGACCTGGCGATCAGCCGCGAGCTGGTGATCCGCGAGGGCGCCCTGCGGCTGACGCTGGGCCGCGTGCTGCGCGCGCGGGGCGACCTGGACGGCGCCCGGGAGCAGCTGGCGTTGTCGGTCCGCGTTTACGAGCGGGTGCATCCGAAGCTGGTCGGTGAAGTCCGCACGGAACTCGCGCAACTGGAGTGAGACTTTGGCGCGACAACTCTTCGGCGATGATCCACATTTGTGGAGAGAATGACGGTTGCGAATAGGTCACGGCCCGGTGCCCGCGGTCAATCCTTAGTGGATTCTTAGTGTCGCCGGGCCGTGTCCGCGTAGGTTCGGCAGTGCCGGCAGAGCCCTAGGGGAGGGGCAGGCTGAGAAGCCGGCGCCAAGCCCCGCGCGGGAAAACCCGCCGGGGCCGGGAGCCGCCAGGAGCGGCTCGTGGCGGCCCGGCCGGCCGAAGTGGGGGTAGGCCGGCCGGTCGCCAGGCGGCTCAGCCCACGTTCGCCGTGCATAGCGCGATCGTCGTCCCGCTGTTTTCGGCGACCTTCCGGCCGTCGACCAGAATGGCGCAGCGGATTTCGTTGTTCACGTTCGAATTGCGCGTGTCCGCGGTCAGCGTCAGCAGGTACGAGCCACTGTTGTAGGACGCCTTGCCCTCCCACGCGTCGGTGCTCGCGGGCGCGTTTTCCGTCCGCTGGTCCGACAGGCTGCCGTAGCGGACGGTGGCACCGCCGGCCGAGGTCACCTGGAACGTCACGGAGTGCTTGTCCCCGGCCACCGCGGGCAGGTGCAGCCCGGTCTCGCCGCCGCCGAGGAACGTCCCGTACAGCAGCACCCCGGCCGTCGAGAGCAGCGCGGCGACCGAGACCACGGTGGCGGTGATCGCCAGCCCGCGGCCGCCCACCGCACCCCGCCTGGCCTGGACCAACCCGACGATCGCCAGGACCAGCCCGATCCCGGCCAGCGGCCACGCGACGTACCCGATGTCCGGGACGAAGGCGACGACCAGCGCGGCCGCGCCGAGCACCAGGCCCGCGGCGGCGAGGACGTTCCGCCCGCGCTTCGCGTTGGCTTGACGACGCTCCGTGGCCGTCACCGGTGGCGCGGGCCGTCCGTGGCGCGCGGTGGTCGGCGGCGGGTACTGCGGGTCGGTCATCATGCGAGCCCCTTCGGGTGCGAGTGCGACGACGTTAACCCATAAGAGTGCCCGCGAACGAAATTGTTACATTCTGGAAAAAGTCATTGTCCCACCATTTCGCGCGAGGTATCGGTATTTCCTGACATCGCGCGCAGGGTGTGGCCCGGTGATCAATGCGAAGAATATCGGGATTCCCACTGTTTTCGTGGCCGTTCGGCCCACGACGACCGTCGGTACCGGCGGTCAAGACGAAAGTCGCAAGCCAGACTTCTCAGTCGAAAAGGCTCACTTCGGGAGTGATTTCGAGCAGCTCGAAAACGGGACGGCCGCGCCGGCCGTCAATGGTCGTCGTGCGCACGACGCGCAGCCGGGCGGTCACCGGCCGGTCGAGGTTCTCCTTGATCTGGTCGAGCAGGTCCGGCGCCACCGCGCCCTGGATCGTCCCACCCGACTCGCGGTCGAGGTAGAAGATGCGGCGCCGGGTGCGGACACCGTCGAGCCGTCCGCGGACGGTCTCGTAGCCGACCTCCTCGCGGGACTCGCGGAGGCTGCCCTGCAGGATCCGCGCCTGCTCGGTCGTCATGCTGCGGGTGACCTGCTCGCCGGAGGTCGGCGTCAGCGCCATCCCGATGCCGGCGTTCTTCGCGACGGCGTTGACGATGTCGCTGACGGCGTTGCGGACGGTGTCGCGCTGGAGCAGCACGGCGTCGAGCGCGCCGTCGTCGGACCCGTTCGCCGGCAGGAAGTCGCACAGCTCCTTGACCGCGCGCTCGGACAGCGTCTCGATACCGTCGATGATCAGCGCGTCGTCGGTGACGTCGAGTTCCGGGAAGCCGAAGAAGATCGCGTTGCCCGCCTGGCCGCGCTGGATCAGCGGCGCCTTGTCGCGATCGGCCTGCTGGACGATCGTGACCTCGCCGGCGGGGTTCCGGATGATGTGCCCGATCTTGGCCGTCGCGTCCTGCAGGGCGCGGCTGATGTCGGAGAAGGTGTAGGCGTCGATGGTCTGCTCACCGATCACCGACACGTGCAGCAGCGGCGAGCGGGACGTCCGCTCGAACTTGGCGTTGGCCGCCATCGCGGAGGCACGCGCCAGGTCGTCGAGCCACGTGCCGCCGGGGATCTCGTCGGCGATGCGCCGGAACTCGTTCCTCACCAGATCATCTCCGGGTAGCCCCTGCCGCCGTCGGCCCAGACCTCGGCCCAGGTGTCCTCGTCGCCGGGACGGCACAGGAAGCCGTCCAGCATGCCCCCGACCGGTTGCACCTGGTCGAGGTACATCGCGGGCTGGCCGACGATGACCCCGCGCAGCGTGAGCAGGCCGTACAGCGCCGACCGGCCCGCGTCGTCGAGCCGCTTCAGCGCGCCCCACTCGTCCGG
Proteins encoded in this region:
- a CDS encoding AfsR/SARP family transcriptional regulator → MAEIRLQLLGPVQLFDGDVAIPIGGPGVRGLLALLALKPGKVVGLDEIIDALWGHDPPATARTIVHGNVSHLRRILRDVGGPRILTTPPGYRLEIEPERIDVHRARGLLDRASVATPETAAALLAEALSLWQGPALGGVPDSLRAPELEDLRRAVHGARVDADLDLGRHAELIVELSPIVRADPLAERTAGQLMRALYHAGRRGDALELYRTVSRATLRTLGVEPGAELRWLHERVLNDDLPARDVAAPAAVDGPGKAISQLPAAVPSLAGREEELAWLDSLVTRAEAGETTIAVVTGTAGVGKSTLVVWWAHRVAPRFPDGVLFASLRGFDPHHPPLDPAELLTQFLLGLGVETAKIPELLHERVALYRSLIAGRRMLVLLDDARTAEQVRPLLPPSARTMTVVTSRSRLDGLAVSNAAKQRVLGTLAPDDAVRLIEELAGPASLNHALARLCGYLPLALRIAGARLSASAQRTVEELVGELGNERTRLAGLQVDGADDGVRAAFDVSFRGLPAEIAETFLQLGAVPGVMVGPHLMAAVAQIPVTEARRRLRALAAHNLIDETARDVFVPHDLVWLYLRELAEQELAEKEREAALGWTVRYYQAAADRARRRLGPVADPLDFTGVLDGDSTPPLPGAAEARDWFAAEWPNLLAVLDAGYAAGRHDEVWRLARVVHSYRVVCPLLDEWTRMADLGVAAAEAAGDVAGQCWLRLARCEIALTFELPGAGLADAERALELAAGSADARLVTSADLHLGRALSRLGEHRRAIDRLAKAVAEAPDVTLRGQALSSCAQAEKRAGRLAEAIAHQRAGLAIDRELGDDERVVASLGKLAELALRAGDLPAAERYVWEAIDLAISRELVIREGALRLTLGRVLRARGDLDGAREQLALSVRVYERVHPKLVGEVRTELAQLE
- a CDS encoding DUF4190 domain-containing protein, coding for MMTDPQYPPPTTARHGRPAPPVTATERRQANAKRGRNVLAAAGLVLGAAALVVAFVPDIGYVAWPLAGIGLVLAIVGLVQARRGAVGGRGLAITATVVSVAALLSTAGVLLYGTFLGGGETGLHLPAVAGDKHSVTFQVTSAGGATVRYGSLSDQRTENAPASTDAWEGKASYNSGSYLLTLTADTRNSNVNNEIRCAILVDGRKVAENSGTTIALCTANVG